One segment of Desulfosudis oleivorans Hxd3 DNA contains the following:
- a CDS encoding type IV pilus assembly PilZ, translating to MAKKSERTENKRRWKRFALKDGALALAVKPSFWRLGRPVHVKLGPIKDIGMKGLAVQYVEKKNLLSNVKEISIMVPGHGIKVERIPFQTVMDFEVGHLSGAKRIRTLCVSFNQLNPIQKLALERFIDEYAVDLAP from the coding sequence ATGGCAAAAAAATCTGAACGCACGGAAAACAAGCGCCGGTGGAAACGGTTTGCCTTGAAAGACGGGGCCCTGGCCCTGGCGGTGAAGCCATCTTTCTGGCGACTGGGCAGGCCGGTCCACGTCAAGCTGGGGCCCATCAAGGATATCGGCATGAAGGGTCTGGCGGTTCAGTATGTTGAAAAAAAGAACCTGTTAAGCAATGTCAAGGAGATATCCATCATGGTGCCCGGTCATGGCATCAAGGTGGAGCGCATTCCTTTTCAAACCGTGATGGATTTTGAGGTGGGGCATCTCTCCGGCGCCAAGCGGATTCGTACCCTGTGCGTGAGCTTCAACCAGCTCAACCCCATTCAGAAGCTTGCGCTCGAGCGGTTTATCGACGAGTA
- a CDS encoding Rossmann-like and DUF2520 domain-containing protein — MKPSFAVVGGGRVGTALGANLVRAGYPCVGVACTTRASAQKAAALIGEGVASVTPWEITPTADIVFITTPDSAIAHVCEQIDAHKGFAPEAVVLHCSGALPSTILRITSGEKAVTGSLHPLQSIAENDPDRNPFAGIVMAVEGAPRAVDTATTIGADLGATCFTIHTEAKMLYHAGAVVASNYLVTLCDAVFSLLEAAGINRDQAFDILGPLLSGTLENIKTVGIPQALTGPVARGDAPIIKAHLQEIKTRKPDLLPVYRVMGLHTINVAMAKGTITEAQAKTLRKVFDANGGSGE, encoded by the coding sequence ATGAAACCATCTTTTGCAGTTGTGGGCGGCGGCCGGGTGGGCACGGCCCTTGGCGCCAACCTGGTGCGTGCCGGTTACCCATGTGTCGGTGTGGCCTGCACCACTCGGGCATCGGCGCAAAAGGCGGCAGCCCTTATCGGAGAAGGCGTCGCTTCGGTCACGCCATGGGAAATCACGCCCACCGCGGATATTGTGTTTATCACCACGCCGGACAGTGCCATTGCCCATGTATGCGAACAGATCGACGCGCACAAGGGGTTCGCACCGGAGGCTGTGGTGCTTCATTGCAGCGGCGCCCTGCCCTCCACCATTTTAAGAATCACTTCCGGCGAAAAGGCTGTAACCGGTTCTCTTCACCCACTGCAGAGTATTGCCGAAAACGATCCGGACCGCAATCCGTTTGCGGGCATCGTGATGGCCGTGGAGGGTGCGCCCAGGGCCGTTGACACGGCCACCACCATCGGCGCCGACCTGGGCGCCACCTGCTTTACCATTCACACCGAAGCCAAGATGCTTTACCACGCCGGTGCCGTGGTGGCCTCCAACTACCTGGTTACCCTGTGCGACGCGGTTTTTTCCTTGCTTGAGGCCGCCGGCATCAACCGGGACCAGGCCTTTGATATCCTGGGCCCCCTGCTTTCCGGCACGCTTGAAAACATTAAAACCGTTGGCATTCCCCAGGCTCTGACCGGGCCTGTGGCCCGGGGAGACGCCCCGATTATCAAGGCCCACCTTCAGGAGATAAAAACCCGGAAACCTGATCTGCTGCCGGTTTACCGGGTAATGGGGCTTCATACCATCAACGTGGCAATGGCCAAAGGCACCATCACCGAGGCCCAGGCAAAAACCCTGCGTAAAGTATTTGACGCAAACGGCGGGTCCGGGGAATAG
- a CDS encoding DegT/DnrJ/EryC1/StrS family aminotransferase, whose product MKVPLLDLKGQYATIRDEALRVTSEIYDSQMFILGPHVETLEQEIARYTQSRYAVGVSSGTDALLVSLMAAGIEPGHRVLTTPYTFFATAGVIARVGAIPVFVDIEPDTFNMDMAALAKTIDELPKAARAQCKAVIPVHLYGQCADMDPLLELAGQHNLVVIEDAAQAIGSEYKDRRAGAMGDFGCFSFFPSKNLGAFGDGGMVTVQSKERYERVQILRVHGSHPKYYHSFIGGNFRLDALQAAIVSIKLKHLDAWTEKRRQNAGTYRKLFEAAGLTEQVRLPADVMSRHIYNQFVISVPERRDDLVAFLREQEVGVEIYYPVPLHLQKCFAYLGYQEGDFPVSEHAAAHTLALPIYPELSQDQLAYVVESIAAFYKQE is encoded by the coding sequence ATGAAGGTGCCGCTGCTTGATTTGAAAGGCCAGTACGCGACCATCCGCGACGAGGCCCTGAGGGTGACGTCCGAAATTTACGACAGCCAGATGTTTATTCTGGGGCCCCACGTGGAAACCCTGGAACAGGAGATTGCCCGGTACACGCAGAGCCGTTATGCCGTGGGGGTCTCTTCCGGCACCGACGCCCTGCTCGTCTCGCTGATGGCCGCCGGTATCGAACCCGGCCACCGGGTCCTGACCACGCCCTACACTTTTTTTGCCACTGCCGGCGTCATTGCCCGCGTGGGTGCCATTCCCGTGTTTGTGGACATTGAACCGGACACCTTCAACATGGACATGGCGGCCCTTGCCAAAACCATTGATGAACTGCCGAAGGCGGCCCGCGCCCAGTGCAAGGCGGTTATTCCCGTGCACCTTTACGGCCAGTGCGCCGACATGGACCCTTTGCTTGAACTGGCCGGACAGCACAACCTGGTGGTGATCGAAGACGCGGCCCAGGCCATCGGTTCTGAATATAAAGACCGCCGGGCCGGCGCCATGGGTGACTTCGGATGTTTCTCCTTTTTCCCGTCCAAGAACCTGGGGGCCTTTGGCGACGGCGGAATGGTCACGGTCCAGTCCAAAGAGCGGTACGAAAGGGTCCAGATCCTTCGGGTCCACGGCTCCCATCCCAAGTATTACCACTCTTTTATCGGCGGCAATTTTCGGCTGGACGCCCTTCAGGCGGCCATTGTTTCCATTAAATTGAAACACCTGGATGCATGGACCGAAAAGCGGCGGCAAAACGCGGGTACCTACCGCAAACTGTTTGAGGCCGCCGGCCTCACCGAACAGGTCCGGCTGCCGGCGGATGTCATGTCCCGCCACATCTATAACCAGTTTGTGATATCCGTGCCCGAACGGCGGGACGACCTGGTGGCCTTTTTAAGGGAGCAAGAGGTCGGCGTTGAAATCTACTACCCGGTGCCCCTTCATTTGCAGAAATGTTTTGCCTATCTGGGTTACCAGGAAGGTGACTTCCCGGTGTCCGAGCATGCCGCGGCCCACACCCTGGCCCTGCCCATCTATCCCGAGCTTTCCCAGGATCAACTGGCCTATGTGGTGGAGTCCATCGCGGCGTTTTATAAGCAGGAGTAA